The Apostichopus japonicus isolate 1M-3 chromosome 20, ASM3797524v1, whole genome shotgun sequence genome contains a region encoding:
- the LOC139961775 gene encoding uncharacterized protein, with product MSNPLFVIVSIILIASPSCLGCFCRVNPHIAPREELYCDAYYAITGMVMEKKGPTNHNMIEYTVVVDNVFKGHKFVTLGDVITFKTPSSRSECGVTTIEEGVKYLFTGPPPIPGFGYVLTICQWIEKFTKLSVEEKCVLSG from the exons ATGTCGAATCCACTTTTCGTAATCGTTAGTATAATTCTCATTGCGTCGCCGTCATGTTTAGGCTGCTTCTGTAGGGTAAATCCCCATATTGCACCACGAGAAGAACTATACTGCGATGCATATTACG CCATTACAGGAATGGTCATGGAGAAGAAAGGTCCAACTAATCACAACATGATCGAGTATACGGTAGTCGTAGATAACGTTTTCAAAGGGCACAAATTTGTGACTCTCGGTGACGTCATAACATTCAAGACACCTAGCTCCAGATCAGAATGTGGTGTCACAACCATAGAAGAGGGTGTCAAGTATTTATTCACGG GTCCACCTCCTATTCCGGGTTTTGGGTATGTCCTAACCATTTGTCAGTGGATCGAGAAGTTTACCAAACTCTCCGTTGAAGAGAAATGTGTTCTGAGCGGATGA
- the LOC139962182 gene encoding dual specificity protein phosphatase 6-like: MNLPNVCFSFYLKESAHIHSYISHRQMIKMPAQTTINNNCSELDIMTMRCTPNMVAGLLESSSSEPAVLLLDYRPQAAYSQGHVQHALKVSIPNILLKRLQNGSLKAGAFKGLINGEDGKKKFIEVSQTASIILYDAKSRNCDINANSNSTFVLLLRRLKENGFRVSYLDGGFEAFASSHPNLVIEEDLSSSPDVSLPDLGFDKLRIDNSPEEKPEFQIDNFPVEILPYLYLGSRRESENQKLLRQFQISYVLNVTPSIPNHFENDGLKYLKIPVRDQWNQNLAEHFPEAIDFIDEARSSKSGILVHCHGGVSRSVTVTVAYLMQKRGLSLNDAYDFVKQRKTDIAPNVNFLDQLQEFEAQLANSPCRYGQCTCSSVEGKKCLGPDPGCLSSSASSSERTTPLSTNTSISSAESNLSFSYS, translated from the exons ATGAACCTTCCAAATGTTTGTTTCAGCTTTTACCTGAAGGAGTCTGCACACATACATTCTTACATAAGTCATCGCCAAATGATTAAAATGCCTGCCCAGACAACTATTAACAACAATTGCAGTGAGCTTGACATCATGACAATGAGATGTACTCCGAACATGGTTGCAGGCCTTCTGGAATCTAGCAGTAGTGAACCTGCCGTGTTACTCCTAGACTACCGGCCACAAGCCGCTTACAGCCAAGGACATGTGCAACATGCATTGAAAGTTTCCATTCCAAATATACTACTGAAGCGACTTCAGAATGGTTCCCTTAAAGCAGGTGCATTCAAAGGACTTATAAATGGTGAAGATGGGAAGAAGAAATTCATTGAAGTATCGCAAACTGCCTCTATCATTTTGTACGATGCTAAATCAAGAAACTGTGATATCAATGCTAATTCAAACTCTACTTTTGTACTATTGCtgaggaggttaaaagaaaatggGTTTCGAGTGAGCTATTTGGATG GGGGATTTGAAGCCTTTGCATCAAGTCATCCCAACCTTGTCATCGAAGAAGATTTGTCAAGCTCCCCAGATGTTTCCTTGCCAGACTTAGGGTTTGATAAACTAAGGATAGACAATTCTCCTGAAGAGAAACCTGAGTTTCAGATAGACAATTTTCCAGTAGAAATCTTGCCTTACCTTTACCTTGGATCCAGGAGAGAGTCAGAAAACCAAAAACTCTTACGTCAATTTCAGATTAGTTACGTACTTAATGTCACACCAAGCATTCCGAATCACTTTGAGAATGACGGACTGAAATATCTCAAAATTCCAGTCAGAGATCAGTGGAATCAGAATTTGGCTGAACACTTTCCAGAAGCTATTGATTTTATTG ATGAAGCCAGGAGTTCTAAATCTGGAATCCTTGTCCATTGTCATGGTGGAGTCAGTCGATCTGTCACCGTGACTGTTGCCTACCTCATGCAAAAGCGAGGGCTTTCACTGAATGATGCCTACGATTTTGTCAAACAGAGAAAAACTGACATAGCTCCCAATGTCAACTTCCTCGATCAGTTGCAAGAATTTGAAGCTCAACTTGCCAACAGCCCTTGCCGGTATGGACAGTGCACATGTTCATCTGTGGAAGGAAAGAAGTGCCTGGGTCCAGACCCAGGTTGCTTATCCTCTTCGGCTTCGTCCAGTGAAAGAACCACCCCACTCAGTACCAATACAAGCATCAGCTCAGCAGAGAGTAATCTCAGTTTTTCATACAGTTGA